One Sparus aurata chromosome 5, fSpaAur1.1, whole genome shotgun sequence genomic window carries:
- the nono gene encoding non-POU domain-containing octamer-binding protein, producing MQGNRGPQQNHGPNRQGEQRRPGGNTNGQQPDPSEHISPNEALTLDLQSFRKPGEKTFTQRSRLFVGNLPTGVTEEELEKLFAKYGKANEIFINKERGFGFIRLETRIIAEIARAELDDTPFRGRPIRVRFATHGAALSVKNLPEFVSNELLEEAFAVFGQIERAVVIVDDRGRPTGKGIVEYTSKPAARKALDKCGDGAYLLTAFPRPITVEPMDQLDEEEGLSEKIINKNQQYHKEREQPPRFAQPGSFEYEYAMRWKALMEMEKQQYEMVDRNMKEAQEKLEAEMEAARHEHQVMLMRQDLLRRQEELRRMEELHSQEVQKRKQAELRQEEERRRREEEMRMRNEEMMKRQQEGFRGNFNENREQDIRMHMGNHGMAMNRSSLGGNSGPAGGAAGMAAENTPMMSGPGNNNNMPGGGQGGFPRGLPGPGDYGPNKQRRF from the coding sequence ATGCAAGGAAACAGAGGCCCCCAGCAGAATCATGGCCCAAACCGCCAGGGAGAGCAGAGAAGACCCGGAGGGAACACGAACGGGCAGCAGCCTGATCCCAGCGAACATATTAGCCCCAATGAGGCCTTAACCCTGGACCTGCAGAGCTTCAGGAAGCCCGGGGAGAAAACCTTCACTCAGCGCAGCCGGCTGTTTGTAGGTAACCTTCCCACCGGAGTCACTGAGGAGGAACTCGAGAAGCTATTCGCCAAGTACGGCAAGGCCAATGAGATCTTTATTAACAAGGAAAGGGGCTTCGGCTTCATCCGGCTGGAGACCAGGATCATTGCAGAGATTGCCAGAGCCGAGCTGGATGATACTCCGTTCAGAGGAAGGCCCATCCGGGTGAGATTTGCCACACACGGCGCtgctttaagtgtgaaaaatcTGCCAGAGTTTGTGTCCAACGAGCTGCTGGAAGAAGCTTTCGCGGTGTTTGGTCAGATAGAGAGAGCTGTGGTCATAGTGGATGACCGAGGGAGGCCCACGGGGAAGGGGATAGTGGAGTACACCTCGAAGCCAGCTGCAAGAAAGGCTTTGGATAAGTGTGGTGATGGTGCTTATCTTCTCACAGCTTTCCCCCGACCTATCACAGTGGAACCTATGGACCAgttggatgaggaggagggactGTCAGAAAAGATCATAAACAAAAACCAGCAGTATCACAAAGAGCGCGAGCAGCCTCCACGATTCGCTCAGCCGGGCTCCTTCGAGTACGAGTATGCCATGCGTTGGAAGGCCCTGATGGAGATGGAGAAGCAGCAGTACGAAATGGTGGACCGCAACATGAAGGAGgctcaggagaagctggaggctGAGATGGAGGCGGCCAGGCACGAGCATCAGGTGATGCTGATGAGGCAGGACCTGCTGAGGCGCCAGGAGGAGCTGCGGAGGATGGAGGAGCTCCACAGTCAGGAGGTGCAGAAGAGGAAACAGGCCGAGCTCCGGCAGGAGGAGGAACGccggaggagagaggaggagatgaggatgCGCAACGAAGAGATGATGAAGAGGCAGCAGGAGGGCTTCAGGGGCAACTTCAATGAAAACAGGGAGCAAGATATAAGGATGCATATGGGCAATCATGGGATGGCCATGAACAGATCCTCGCTGGGTGGCAATTCCGGtcctgctggtggtgctgccgGCATGGCTGCTGAGAATACTCCAATGATGTCCGGGCcagggaacaacaacaacatgcccGGAGGAGGCCAGGGTGGCTTCCCCAGAGGCCTCCCCGGGCCTGGAGACTATGGACCTAACAAACAGCGCAGATTTTGA
- the pold2 gene encoding DNA polymerase delta subunit 2, giving the protein MFSDLSAQTEGSSLLCRPASEDQGPVFERMSLSYSLCSDQYRVGERSFSRQYAHIYAARLMQMRPLLSERAQQKWGSNVLIRKLCDLQTGEQCCIVGTLFKRMDLQPSILREISDEHNLLPQPARAKYISETDELILEDELQRIKLEGKIDRDKCVTGSVIAIYGAERNDGKFTVEDFCMADLPLQTPRPALSSDRFVLLASGLGLGSSHADSMLGLQLLIDMVTGQLGDQGEQSGAATISRVLLAGNLLSQSTQDKDAATKPKYLTKKTQAGSVEAIRLLDELLLQLVASLPVDVMPGQFDPTNYTLPQQPLHRCMFPLSSVYPTLQLSSNPYIANIDGVRFLGTSGQNVSDIQKYSSMDSHLEILEETLRLRHLAPTAPDTLGCYPFYQKDPFILEECPHVYFSGSAPTFDSKLIKGPDGQEVLLVTIPEFSSTQTACLVNLRTLECEPVSFSAFSADEDEESEMNISH; this is encoded by the exons ATGTTCTCCGACCTGAGCGCCCAGACGGAgggctcctctctgctctgccgcCCTGCCTCCGAGGACCAGGGCCCGGTGTTTGAGAGGATGTCGCTGTCCTACAGTCTCTGCTCGGATCAATACAGAGTGGGGGAGAGGAGTTTTAGTCGCCAGTATGCTCACATTTACGCAGCACGACTCATGCAGATGAGGCCGTTGCTGTCAGAGAGAGCCCAGCAGAAGTGGG GATCAAATGTGCTCATCAGGAAGCTGTGTGATCTCCAGACAGGGGAAcagtgttgcattgtgggaaccTTGTTTAAGCGTATGGACTTGCAGCCATCTATTCTGAGGGAGATCAGCGATGAG caCAACTTACTGCCCCAGCCTGCAAGAGCCAAATACATCAGTGAGACAGACGAGCTCATCCTGGAGGACGAGCTGCAAAGGATCAAACTGGAGGGCAAAATTGACAGAGACAAGTGTGTCACAG GTAGCGTTATTGCAATATATGGAGCCGAGAGGAACGATGGGAAGTTCACAGTTGAGGACTTTTGCATGGCCGATCTTCCTCTGCAGACACCAAGGCCTGCACTCAGCTCtgacag GTTTGTGCTCCTGGCTTCAGGACTTGGTCTTGGCAGTAGTCATGCCGACAGCATGCTGGGGCTACAGTTGCTAATTGACATGGTGACCGGGCAACTCGGCGATCAGGGGGAGCAGAGTGGGGCAGCAACCATTTCCAGGGTTCTACTGGCTGGAAACCTGCTCAGCCAAAGCACCCAGGACAAGGACGCCGCGACGAAG CCCAAGTACCTCACCAAGAAGACTCAGGCTGGTAGTGTGGAGGCCATTCGTCTGCTGGatgagctgctgcttcagcTCGTG GCCTCACTTCCAGTGGATGTTATGCCGGGCCAGTTTGACCCCACCAACTACACCCTCCCACAGCAGCCTCTCCATCGCTGTATGTTCCCCCTGTCCTCGGTGTATCCCACACTACAGTTGTCCTCCAATCCATACATAGCTAACATTGATGGAGTGAG GTTCTTGGGCACATCAGGTCAGAATGTCAGTGACATTCAGAAGTACAGCAGCATGGACAGTCACCTGGAAATACTTGAGGAGACGCTACGACTCAGACACCTGGCACCCACAGCGCCAGATACACTCG GTTGTTACCCATTTTACCAAAAAGACCCTTTCATCTTGGAGGAGTGTCCCCACGTCTACTTCAGTGGCAGCGCTCCAACTTTTGATTCCAAGCTCATTAAAG GTCCGGATGGCCAGGAGGTCCTTTTGGTCACTATTCCAGAGTTCAGTAGCACCCAGACAGCTTGCCTGGTCAATCTACGTACTCTTGAGTGTGAGCCCGTCAGCTTCTCAGCTTTCTCTGCTGACGAGGATGAGGAAAGTGAGATGAACATCAGCCACTGA